One segment of Camarhynchus parvulus unplaced genomic scaffold, STF_HiC, whole genome shotgun sequence DNA contains the following:
- the LOC115916104 gene encoding uncharacterized protein LOC115916104 — MCARRFEGARDKMAAPPQAGPAALPRPRPALSRLPVARGQEKRAPSEGPPAAPPQQKRSRTGLGPGAAKAAPKAPLRAPLRTLGPAAAAGKNDGPRKAASVAAAPRAGNRPSWEDLPQGAHA; from the exons ATGTGCGCGCGGCGGTTTGAAGGCGCGCGGGACAAGATGGCGGCGCCGCCTCAGGCCGGTCCCGCAGCGCTCCCGAGGCCGCGCCCGGCGCTCTCGCGGCTGCCGGTGGCCCGGGGCCAGGAGAAGCGGGCCCCGTCCGAGGGGCCGCCCGCCGCGCCTCCCCAGCAG AAACGATCGCGGACCGGGCTCGGGCCCGGAGCTGCCAAGGCCGCGCCCAAGGCCCCGCTCAGGGCCCCGCTGCGAACGCTgggccccgccgcggccgcggggAAGAACG aTGGCCCTCGCAAGGCGGCGtcagtggcagctgctcctcGAGCAG gaAACCGCCCGAGCTGGGAGGACCTGCCCCAAGGAGCCCATGCCTGA
- the LOC115916105 gene encoding kinesin-like protein KIFC1, which yields MLKPALPSAAQAVGPRGAASGGEGLRPGPGAAAGAGQRETRAGGGNRQLRERLQQLQRELGERESRESSLCTRVGSLELEVSQCREELEQSRGRVEALEAEERRLQAQEQQRRQERDEALGRAQALSEQLENTGAQLQQAQQQLQEQLEQVSALRELEASQRALLAEHEERIHLLEMERRRLHNDIQELRGNIRVFCRVRPLLPEERERQRGMPHLHFPPQDARSLVLTRPDDVSGRERRMELRYDFSFDRVFPPGASQQEIFREIQLLVQ from the exons ATGCTGAAGCCTGCCTTGCCCAGCGCCGCCCAAGCCGTGGGACCTCGCGGGGCAGCTTCAGGCGGGGAGGGGCTGAGGCCAGGCCCAGGAGCggctgcaggggctggacagCGAGAAACGAGAGCTGGAGGCGGCAACCGCCAGCTGAGGGAgcggctgcagcagctgcagcggGAGCTGGGcgagagggagagcagggagagcagcctgtGCACCAGGGTCGG ctccctggagctggaggtgtcccagtgccgtgaggagctggagcagagccgGGGCCGGGTGGAGGCTCTGGAGGCCGAGGAGCGGCGGCTGCAGGCGCaggagcagcagcggcggcaggAGAGGGACGAGGCCCTGGGCCGGGCACAGGCGCTGTCGGAGCAGCTGGAGAACACCGGG GCGCAGCTGCAGCAGgcgcagcagcagctgcaggagcagctggagcaggtgtCGGCGCTGCGGGAGCTCGAGGCCTCGCAGAGGGCGCTGCTGGCCGAGCACGAGGAGCGCATCCACCTGCTGGAGATGGAGCGGCGCCGCCTGCACAACGACATCCAGGAGCTCCGG GGGAACATCCGCGTGTTCTGCCGCGTGCGGCCGCTGCTGCCCGAGGAGCGGGAGCGCCAGCGGGGGATGCCCCACCTGCACTTCCCGCCGCAGGACGCGCGCAGCCTGGTGCTCACCCGCCCCGACGACGTGA GTGGGCGGGAGCGGCGCATGGAGCTGCGCTACGACTTCAGCTTCGACCGCGTCTTCCCGCCCGGCGCCTCGCAGCAGGAGATCTTCAGGGAGATCCAGCTGCTCGTGCAG